The stretch of DNA ATTGGTTGATGGCGGTCAGCTCCGCTTTCAGCACCTCGTTCAGCATCGCGATGACTTTGCTATCGCCTTTCACGGGCAGCGTCCTTTCGTAGGGAGATGAGGGGCGGATAAGGATAGCAAACCAGTCGCCAGTCGTCAGTCGCCAGTTGTCAGCAACAGCCAGAGACGGAATTCTTCGCGCGGGTAGGGATCCTTCGACTGCGCTCGGCTCTCGCCTCACTCCGCTCAGGAAGACAGACACAGAAGGCCTTCTCTGTGCCTCTGTGGTGAGACTCTCACGCACTGCGCAGCAGGATGACGGTGGCGTCGTCCTCCAGCGCGCACTTGCCGCGGAAGTCCTGGATGTCCTGCATCAGGTCGGTGACGTTGCAATCATGATTGCCGACGAACTCCATCAACCGGTCGCGACCGAATTCCTGTTCCTGGCGGTTGAGCGCCTCCGAGATGCCGTCGGTGTAGAACAGCAGGCGGAAGTCGTGGCAGAACTTCACTTCATGCTCGGTGAAGTCGCAGGGCAGCAGCCCAAGCGGCATCCCGGCATCGGTGTGCAGCGGACGCACCTCGGGCCCGTGGCAGAGCAGCGGCCAAGGATGGCCGGCGCTGGCAAACTTGAAAATGCGGCGCTCCGGGTCCAGCACCCCGTAGACCATGGTCACATAACGGCCGGTGGTTGCATCATCCAGCAGCATCTTGTTGACGCGTGCCAGCAGCTCGCCGGGGCCTGCGGCCAAGGGGGCCAGCGTCCGCACCATGCCGCGGACGGCCGACATCAGCAGGGCTGCCGGGAGACCTTTGCCGGAAACATCAGCCAGCACGATGCCCCAGCGGTTGTGGCTCAGGGAAATGTAGTCGTACCAGTCGCCGCCCACGGCCCCCGCGGACACGCACTCCGCCTCGAGCTGAAATCCGGGCAGCGATGGCGCCTTGCGGGGCAGCAGGCTGCGTTGGATCCGGCTGGCCTCATCCTGGTCCTCGTGGAGGTGCTTCGCCTGCAGGCGTTCCTGCTGGATGCGCTGGGCATTGTCGATGGCCACCGCGATGTGCCCGGCCAACGCTTTCAGCATCTCGATCTGGGCCTTGGGAAACGCGTCCAGATCGTGGTGCGAGGCTCCGAACACCCCGATGATGCGGTCGCGCACCTTCAGCGGAATGATCACTTCCGAGCGGGTGTCGGGCTCGCAGGCGCGATAGAGCAGCTCCTGGCTGACGTCGGGCGCATAGTAAGCGGCGCCGCTGGCCACTACCTGGCCCGAAATACCTTCCGTCACCGGCCAGCGTGCACCCTTGTGCTCCTGGGTGCAGCCGTGGACCGCGGCCATGTGGAACTGGTCGCCTTCGATCAGCAGGATGCTCGACTCGATGCAGCCAAAATCCACTGCCACGCGGTGCACGATGGTGTCGAGCAGCTCGTCGAGCTCCAAGATGGAGCTGATGTGCTGCGCCGTCTTTTGCAGGGAAACCAGGGCATCGACGCGGCGCTGCTGGAAGACCGCCGGGGTGGGCAGGGGGAACGGGGTCGCGTGGCTCGCCATGACTCGCTCCTTCCGATTAGGGCATTGGATTCTCCGCAGGCGTTACGGATGTAAAAAAAAGCCGGAGAAACGCTTTCATTCTATTCTCTCCTCGCATCGTGTAACCTCTTCATTCTGTGGAATCTGCACGCAAGCAAGAGCTTCCCGAACCCCTCCTGGACGAGGAATTCCTGCGCGCTTTCGCCTACGCCCTGAAGAAGCACCGGACGCAGCGGCGGAAGGGCAAGCGCGTGCCCTATATCGAGCACCTGATGGGGGTCTGTTCCATCGTGCTGCACTACGGTGGCGGGCAGGACGAGGCCATCGCGGCCCTGCTGCACGACGTGGTCGAGGACCAGGGCGGCAAGCCGGTGCTGGAGGAGATCCGCCGCGAGTTCGGCGAGCGCGTGGCGCACCTGGTGGAGGGCTGCACCGACGCCGATTCCCATCCCAAGCCGC from Terriglobales bacterium encodes:
- a CDS encoding GAF domain-containing SpoIIE family protein phosphatase, giving the protein MASHATPFPLPTPAVFQQRRVDALVSLQKTAQHISSILELDELLDTIVHRVAVDFGCIESSILLIEGDQFHMAAVHGCTQEHKGARWPVTEGISGQVVASGAAYYAPDVSQELLYRACEPDTRSEVIIPLKVRDRIIGVFGASHHDLDAFPKAQIEMLKALAGHIAVAIDNAQRIQQERLQAKHLHEDQDEASRIQRSLLPRKAPSLPGFQLEAECVSAGAVGGDWYDYISLSHNRWGIVLADVSGKGLPAALLMSAVRGMVRTLAPLAAGPGELLARVNKMLLDDATTGRYVTMVYGVLDPERRIFKFASAGHPWPLLCHGPEVRPLHTDAGMPLGLLPCDFTEHEVKFCHDFRLLFYTDGISEALNRQEQEFGRDRLMEFVGNHDCNVTDLMQDIQDFRGKCALEDDATVILLRSA
- a CDS encoding HD domain-containing protein is translated as MESARKQELPEPLLDEEFLRAFAYALKKHRTQRRKGKRVPYIEHLMGVCSIVLHYGGGQDEAIAALLHDVVEDQGGKPVLEEIRREFGERVAHLVEGCTDADSHPKPPWEQRKKAYIAHVPTADPGVRLVSAADKLHNARAILADYREFGDAVWDKFQGKRDGTLWYYRELVKAFRSAPRDPRVDHLVDELERVVRALHRKAGVGHEK